The Streptomyces puniciscabiei genome contains a region encoding:
- a CDS encoding GPR1/FUN34/YaaH family transporter produces MTVLLLSDINTNLLKEAGAVVPVLGLAAFRSYAAFWLSSSWIAPRLLLAGNTHNALGLFLLTLTYLLLAIGAFLTGAQPHAITQVGGWFGTLAGPAAWYAAAATVINDTHGRTLLRVGPRRTGAVRPAREERPA; encoded by the coding sequence GTGACCGTTTTGCTGCTCTCGGACATCAACACCAACCTGCTGAAGGAGGCCGGCGCCGTCGTGCCGGTGCTGGGTCTCGCCGCGTTCCGCTCGTACGCCGCCTTCTGGCTGTCCTCCTCATGGATCGCGCCGCGCCTGCTACTCGCCGGGAACACGCACAACGCGCTCGGTCTGTTCCTGCTCACGCTCACCTACCTGCTCCTGGCCATCGGCGCCTTCCTTACCGGCGCGCAGCCGCATGCCATCACCCAGGTCGGCGGGTGGTTCGGCACCCTCGCGGGACCCGCCGCCTGGTACGCAGCGGCGGCGACCGTCATCAACGACACACACGGCCGCACCCTGCTGCGCGTGGGCCCGCGCCGGACTGGCGCGGTCCGACCGGCACGGGAGGAGCGGCCGGCCTGA
- the htpG gene encoding molecular chaperone HtpG, translating into MPTETLEFQVEARQLLQLMIHSVYSNKDVFLRELVSNASDALDKLRLEKLRDDSLDADVSDLHIEIDIDKDARTLTVRDNGIGMSYDEVGQLIGTIANSGTAKFLQELREAKDAAGAEGLIGQFGVGFYSGFMVADEVTLVTRRAGETHGTRWTSRGEDTYTLEPVEDAPQGTSVTLHLKPADPENQLHDYTSPWKIREIVKRYSDFITWPIRMVPEQGEGDEPREPETLNSMKALWARSRDEVSDDEYHELYKHIAHDWRDPLETIRLQAEGTFEFQALLFLPAHAPHDLFTRDFRRGVQLYVRRVFIMDDCEALLPPYLRFVKGVVDAADLSLNVSREILQQDRHIEMMRRRLTKKVLSTVKDMMAKDRDRYTTFWREFGTVLKEGLVTDPENRDAILALASFASTHDDTEPTTLKSYVERMKDGQEDIYYLTGESRQSIENSPHMEAFRDRGIEVLLLTDPVDEVWADAVGEYEGKKLRSVAKGQIDLDAKDEDTSEGEREKRNEDYAGLLGWMKEQLDEDIKEVRLSSRLTVSPACVVSDANDLTPALENMYRAMGQEVPRAKRILELNPGHPLVKGLNQAYQEREDRTGLTETAELLHGLAVLAEGGQPKDPARFVKLMADRLERAL; encoded by the coding sequence ATGCCGACTGAAACGCTCGAGTTTCAGGTGGAGGCCCGTCAGCTGCTGCAGCTGATGATCCACTCGGTCTACTCCAACAAGGATGTCTTCCTGCGTGAGCTCGTCTCCAACGCCTCCGACGCGCTGGACAAGCTGCGTCTGGAGAAGCTGCGGGACGACTCGCTGGACGCCGACGTGTCCGATCTGCACATCGAGATCGACATCGACAAGGACGCCCGCACCCTCACCGTGCGGGACAACGGCATCGGGATGTCGTACGACGAGGTCGGGCAGCTCATCGGCACCATCGCCAACTCCGGCACCGCGAAGTTCCTCCAGGAGCTGCGGGAGGCCAAGGACGCGGCGGGCGCGGAGGGGCTCATCGGCCAGTTCGGCGTCGGGTTCTACTCCGGCTTCATGGTGGCGGACGAGGTCACCCTGGTCACCCGGCGCGCCGGCGAGACCCACGGCACCCGCTGGACGTCGCGCGGCGAGGACACGTACACGCTGGAGCCGGTCGAGGACGCGCCGCAGGGCACCTCGGTCACCCTCCACCTCAAGCCGGCCGACCCGGAGAACCAGCTCCACGACTACACCTCCCCGTGGAAGATCAGGGAGATCGTCAAGCGCTACTCGGACTTCATCACCTGGCCCATCCGGATGGTCCCGGAGCAGGGCGAGGGTGACGAGCCGCGCGAACCCGAGACGCTGAACTCGATGAAGGCGCTGTGGGCGCGGTCGCGGGACGAGGTGTCCGACGACGAGTACCACGAGCTGTACAAGCACATCGCGCACGACTGGCGCGACCCGCTGGAGACGATCCGGCTGCAGGCGGAGGGCACCTTCGAGTTCCAGGCCCTGCTGTTCCTCCCCGCGCATGCCCCGCACGACCTGTTCACGCGGGACTTCCGGCGCGGAGTGCAGTTGTACGTCAGGCGCGTCTTCATCATGGACGACTGCGAGGCGTTGCTGCCGCCGTACCTCCGCTTCGTCAAGGGTGTCGTCGACGCGGCCGACCTCTCGCTCAACGTGTCCCGCGAGATCCTCCAGCAGGACCGCCACATCGAGATGATGCGGCGCCGGCTGACGAAGAAGGTCCTGTCCACGGTCAAGGACATGATGGCGAAGGACCGGGACCGATACACCACGTTCTGGCGGGAGTTCGGCACCGTCCTGAAGGAGGGGCTGGTCACCGATCCGGAGAACCGCGACGCCATCCTCGCCCTTGCCTCGTTCGCCAGCACGCACGACGACACCGAGCCGACCACGCTCAAGAGCTACGTGGAGCGGATGAAGGACGGCCAGGAGGACATCTACTACCTCACCGGCGAGTCCCGGCAGAGCATCGAGAACTCCCCGCACATGGAGGCCTTCCGGGACCGGGGCATCGAGGTGCTGCTGCTCACCGACCCCGTCGACGAGGTGTGGGCGGACGCCGTCGGCGAGTACGAGGGCAAGAAGCTGCGGTCCGTCGCCAAGGGGCAGATCGACCTCGACGCCAAGGACGAGGACACCTCCGAGGGCGAGCGGGAGAAGCGGAACGAGGACTACGCCGGACTGCTGGGCTGGATGAAGGAACAGCTGGACGAGGACATCAAGGAGGTGCGCCTGTCCTCCCGTCTCACCGTCTCTCCGGCCTGTGTCGTCTCCGACGCGAACGACCTGACCCCGGCGCTGGAGAACATGTACCGCGCGATGGGCCAGGAGGTGCCGCGCGCCAAGCGGATCCTTGAGCTCAACCCGGGCCACCCGCTGGTGAAGGGCCTCAATCAGGCGTACCAGGAGCGCGAGGACCGCACCGGACTCACCGAGACCGCGGAACTCCTGCACGGGCTCGCGGTGCTCGCCGAGGGCGGCCAGCCCAAGGACCCCGCCCGCTTCGTGAAGCTGATGGCGGACCGCCTGGAACGCGCGCTGTAA
- a CDS encoding ester cyclase produces MPTDEATRNKATATRFHEALSTRDLEIISETIDELVAPDVLFHAPVPMGMTGARALKQVWAVLLQAFPDVHVTVEDVIAEGDKVVARNTVTGTHRGEYRGMPPTGRSVTYGEIFVFRFEGGRIAEIWGVVDVFSQLRQLGAVS; encoded by the coding sequence ATGCCAACCGATGAGGCAACTCGTAACAAGGCGACCGCCACACGTTTTCACGAGGCTCTGAGCACCAGAGACCTGGAGATCATCTCGGAGACGATCGATGAGCTCGTGGCGCCCGACGTGCTGTTCCACGCACCGGTCCCGATGGGGATGACGGGAGCGCGGGCCCTCAAGCAGGTGTGGGCGGTGCTGCTTCAGGCGTTTCCGGACGTTCACGTCACGGTAGAGGATGTGATCGCCGAGGGGGACAAGGTCGTGGCCAGGAACACGGTGACCGGGACCCACCGGGGCGAGTATCGGGGGATGCCGCCGACCGGCAGGTCCGTCACCTACGGCGAGATCTTCGTCTTCCGTTTCGAGGGCGGCCGGATCGCCGAGATCTGGGGCGTGGTCGACGTCTTCTCACAACTGCGCCAGCTCGGGGCCGTCTCATAA
- a CDS encoding helix-turn-helix transcriptional regulator, producing MQAAEADEHLIREAEKIAVALGRMFPGLCEVVLHDLRDPEHAIRAIENNLSGRRVGDSATELGLARIEDPDYPSVIQNYPNQFPDGRPAKSTSIGIRNTAGEYIAALCLNLDVSVLSPVTLTLSNLVATDTEHREQPLETLRDRTARELRQAVEARAAERAATPRSLSREDKKALVRQLQRDGYFDSRDAAQTIADLLGVSRATVYNYAKQHGG from the coding sequence ATGCAAGCGGCGGAGGCTGACGAGCACCTCATCCGTGAGGCCGAGAAGATCGCCGTGGCGTTGGGACGCATGTTCCCGGGGCTGTGCGAGGTGGTGCTGCACGACCTGCGGGATCCCGAGCATGCGATCCGGGCGATCGAGAACAACCTCTCCGGCCGTCGCGTCGGCGACTCGGCGACGGAGCTGGGCCTGGCGCGCATCGAGGACCCGGACTACCCCAGCGTCATCCAGAACTACCCCAATCAGTTCCCCGACGGCCGCCCCGCGAAGAGCACGTCCATCGGTATCAGGAACACCGCGGGGGAGTACATCGCGGCTCTCTGCCTGAACCTGGACGTGTCCGTGCTGTCACCGGTGACCCTCACTCTGTCCAACCTGGTGGCCACGGACACCGAGCACCGCGAACAGCCCCTGGAGACCCTGCGGGACCGCACCGCCCGCGAACTGCGTCAGGCGGTCGAGGCGCGTGCCGCGGAGCGCGCCGCGACTCCCCGCTCGCTGAGCCGGGAGGACAAGAAGGCGCTCGTACGGCAGTTGCAGCGGGACGGCTACTTCGACTCGCGCGATGCCGCACAGACCATCGCGGACCTGCTGGGTGTGTCCCGGGCGACCGTCTACAACTACGCGAAGCAGCACGGTGGTTGA
- a CDS encoding DUF1345 domain-containing protein: MNDDMADARSRLARIEWLLESGERELIPAWRRATRGEPRWTVTAVILAAVALQLILPHRLILLRTVWALPALELVLLAGLIAANPRRVEPRTRLLRYLGLALTCVISLANGWAALRLVGDLVSGKGGDSAVPLLLTGGVIWVTNVIVFALWYWEWDRGGPMARVQGQHQFPDFLFVQMQSPELAPPDWEPAFLDYFYLSFTNATAFSPTDVMPLSRWSKMLMMLQSSVSLVTVALVVARAVNILK; the protein is encoded by the coding sequence ATGAACGACGACATGGCTGACGCCCGGAGCCGACTGGCCAGGATCGAGTGGCTGCTGGAGAGCGGCGAACGCGAACTGATCCCCGCCTGGCGCCGGGCGACCCGCGGTGAGCCGCGCTGGACGGTGACGGCGGTGATCCTGGCCGCCGTCGCCCTGCAGCTGATCCTGCCGCACCGCCTCATCCTCCTCCGGACGGTCTGGGCCCTGCCCGCCCTGGAACTGGTGCTGCTGGCCGGACTGATCGCGGCCAACCCCCGGCGCGTGGAGCCCCGTACCCGCCTGCTGCGGTACCTGGGTCTGGCCCTGACCTGCGTCATCAGCCTGGCCAACGGCTGGGCGGCGCTGCGGCTCGTGGGGGACCTGGTGAGCGGCAAAGGGGGAGACAGTGCGGTCCCGCTCCTGCTGACCGGTGGGGTCATCTGGGTGACCAACGTCATCGTGTTCGCCCTGTGGTACTGGGAGTGGGACCGCGGCGGCCCCATGGCCCGGGTCCAGGGGCAGCACCAGTTCCCCGATTTCCTCTTCGTGCAGATGCAGAGCCCGGAACTGGCCCCGCCGGACTGGGAACCGGCGTTCCTGGACTACTTCTACCTCTCCTTCACCAACGCCACCGCCTTCAGCCCGACCGACGTCATGCCGCTGTCCCGCTGGTCCAAGATGCTGATGATGCTCCAGTCATCGGTGTCCCTGGTGACCGTGGCCCTCGTGGTCGCCCGAGCGGTCAACATCCTGAAGTGA
- a CDS encoding purine-cytosine permease family protein, whose translation MSTSAEPRVSGLEVRSIDYVPLDERHGKLWHLGPLWFMSNAQIATLAVGLISITEGGNLIWSLLAIVAGTVLGTFFMAFHSAQGPQLGLPQMIQSRPQFGYVGALLVWLFAYVQYAGFNVFNSILAADSLHTTLHGSVKLWVVVVTVVALVIALVGYDIIHKAERVLTYTFLVVFGIFTVGVLVTLHYPAGSFDLGAFKWTPFLAQFGVVAGYQISWAIYVSDYSRYLPPDVTVRKTFYWTYFGSALGGIWLMVLGTLLAAWAGKDFETIKSINAAGDKVFDGFGAIVLLFAALGLVSVTALNMYGGSLTLISGIDSFKRVRPTLGVRLLTIGLTAALSLVGALAATSNFLENFNNFLLLVLYLFIPWTAVNLMDYYVVRRGHYAIAEIFNPHGIYGRWGWHGIISYLVGFAVMIPFFSVGTLYVGPAAKALGGADISLFIGLPVAALLYWWLTRSIDVAAETRIAQAEAEALEQAAHEHREP comes from the coding sequence ATGAGCACATCAGCAGAGCCAAGGGTGTCCGGCCTCGAGGTCCGGTCCATCGACTACGTCCCCCTGGACGAGCGGCACGGCAAGCTCTGGCACCTGGGCCCGCTGTGGTTCATGTCCAACGCCCAGATCGCGACCCTGGCCGTGGGACTCATCAGCATCACCGAGGGCGGCAACCTCATCTGGTCCCTGCTGGCCATCGTCGCCGGCACCGTCCTCGGCACCTTCTTCATGGCCTTCCACTCGGCTCAGGGACCCCAGCTGGGTCTGCCGCAGATGATCCAGTCGCGGCCCCAGTTCGGCTATGTCGGCGCCCTCCTGGTGTGGCTCTTCGCCTATGTGCAGTACGCGGGCTTCAACGTCTTCAACAGCATCCTCGCCGCCGACTCACTGCACACCACCCTGCACGGCAGCGTCAAACTGTGGGTGGTCGTGGTCACCGTCGTGGCGCTCGTCATCGCGCTGGTGGGCTACGACATCATCCACAAGGCCGAGCGGGTCCTGACGTACACCTTCCTGGTCGTCTTCGGGATCTTCACCGTCGGTGTCCTCGTCACCCTGCACTATCCTGCGGGCTCCTTCGACCTCGGCGCCTTCAAGTGGACGCCGTTCCTCGCCCAGTTCGGTGTGGTCGCCGGCTACCAGATCAGCTGGGCCATCTACGTCTCCGACTACTCGCGCTACCTCCCGCCGGACGTGACGGTCCGCAAGACCTTCTACTGGACGTACTTCGGCTCCGCGCTCGGCGGCATCTGGCTGATGGTCCTCGGCACGCTGCTCGCCGCCTGGGCCGGCAAGGACTTCGAGACGATCAAGTCGATCAACGCGGCCGGTGACAAGGTGTTCGACGGCTTCGGCGCGATCGTGCTGCTCTTCGCCGCCCTGGGCCTGGTGTCCGTCACCGCGCTGAACATGTACGGCGGTTCGCTGACCCTGATCAGCGGCATCGACTCGTTCAAGCGGGTGCGGCCGACACTGGGCGTACGCCTGCTGACCATCGGACTGACCGCGGCCCTCTCCCTGGTCGGCGCACTGGCCGCGACCTCCAACTTCCTCGAGAACTTCAACAACTTCCTGCTGCTGGTGCTCTACCTGTTCATCCCGTGGACCGCGGTGAACCTCATGGACTACTACGTCGTGCGCCGCGGCCACTACGCGATCGCGGAGATCTTCAACCCCCATGGCATCTACGGCCGTTGGGGCTGGCACGGCATCATCTCCTACCTGGTCGGCTTCGCCGTCATGATCCCGTTCTTCTCCGTCGGCACCCTGTACGTGGGGCCCGCCGCCAAGGCGCTCGGCGGAGCCGACATCTCGTTGTTCATCGGCCTTCCGGTCGCCGCGCTGCTGTACTGGTGGCTGACCCGCTCGATCGACGTGGCCGCCGAGACACGCATCGCCCAGGCCGAGGCGGAGGCGCTGGAGCAGGCGGCCCACGAGCACCGCGAACCCTGA
- a CDS encoding ABC transporter permease: MTTLSTPSPVRFGDLVAAEWIKTRSLRSTWWTIALAGLFVIGSAAVAALADYRNLAAAGPPAHRPADFLPFDAFPPPGYMTLMLVAGSVGAITVVSEYSSGLIRTTTVAVPARGQVVLAKATVTAALWTVVGTAVATGSFLVSQAILDGRHAGVPITHPGVSRALVVSALLGPVCALTGLGLGVLIRHGAATMATTAFTLLMLPTVFSQTKRWSADVNHLMVVSAWHRLVQNWAPDPDAPMFSATVPGSWAVYALWPLIAVAAAVLVIGKRDV, from the coding sequence ATGACCACACTCAGCACGCCCTCGCCCGTCCGCTTCGGTGACCTGGTCGCCGCCGAGTGGATCAAAACGCGGTCCCTGCGCTCCACTTGGTGGACGATCGCACTCGCCGGCCTGTTCGTGATCGGCTCCGCCGCCGTGGCGGCACTCGCGGACTACCGCAACCTGGCTGCCGCCGGCCCGCCTGCGCACCGGCCCGCCGACTTCCTTCCCTTCGACGCGTTTCCGCCGCCCGGCTACATGACGCTGATGCTCGTCGCCGGCAGCGTCGGCGCCATCACGGTCGTCAGCGAGTACAGCAGCGGCCTGATCCGCACCACCACCGTGGCCGTACCGGCCCGAGGCCAGGTGGTCCTGGCCAAGGCGACCGTCACCGCCGCCCTGTGGACCGTCGTGGGCACGGCCGTCGCCACCGGCTCCTTCCTCGTCTCCCAGGCCATCCTGGACGGCCGGCACGCGGGAGTCCCGATCACGCACCCCGGTGTGTCGCGGGCCCTGGTGGTGTCCGCCCTGCTGGGCCCCGTCTGCGCACTGACCGGGCTGGGCCTGGGCGTGCTGATCAGGCACGGCGCGGCGACGATGGCCACCACCGCCTTCACGCTGCTGATGCTGCCCACGGTCTTCTCACAGACCAAGCGGTGGTCCGCCGACGTCAACCACCTCATGGTCGTCAGCGCCTGGCACCGCCTGGTCCAGAACTGGGCACCGGACCCCGACGCCCCCATGTTCAGCGCCACGGTCCCCGGTTCCTGGGCCGTGTACGCGCTGTGGCCGCTGATCGCCGTCGCCGCCGCCGTACTCGTCATCGGGAAGCGGGACGTGTGA
- a CDS encoding polysaccharide deacetylase family protein — protein MTAGRRAVLAVMAGGLLVGCTGTKNGGGASAASSSGPAGTGTGESATPAPTALPSATASTAQPPVTRAEIVTRYGRSVPHTWGFDAPGVVHSLPHTTRDIALTFDACGGPGGSGYDRALVDFLRARHVPATLFLNSRWIDANPAEFHRLAADPLFEIANHGTRHRPLSVTGRSAYGIPGTRGAGEVYDEIAGNRDKLTRLLGAPPRFFRSGTAYCDDVAARIVTDLGERFVSFSVNGDGGATFTAEQVHATVASARAGAVVLCHMNHPEGGTARGIASAVPHLLATGHRFVRLSDALHRT, from the coding sequence ATGACGGCTGGTCGCCGTGCCGTGCTGGCCGTCATGGCGGGCGGACTGCTCGTCGGCTGCACGGGCACGAAGAACGGCGGCGGCGCCTCGGCCGCCTCCTCGTCCGGCCCGGCGGGGACGGGCACGGGCGAGTCGGCCACGCCGGCCCCGACGGCCCTCCCCTCGGCCACGGCCTCCACCGCACAGCCTCCCGTGACCCGCGCGGAGATCGTGACCCGCTACGGGCGCAGCGTGCCGCACACCTGGGGTTTCGACGCCCCGGGTGTGGTCCACTCCCTGCCGCACACGACACGCGACATCGCGCTGACCTTCGACGCGTGCGGCGGCCCGGGCGGCAGCGGTTACGACCGGGCGCTGGTCGATTTCCTCCGCGCACGGCACGTTCCGGCGACCCTGTTCCTCAATTCCCGCTGGATCGACGCCAACCCGGCGGAGTTCCACCGGCTGGCCGCCGACCCGCTGTTCGAGATCGCCAACCACGGCACCCGGCACCGCCCGCTGTCCGTCACCGGCCGCTCCGCGTACGGCATCCCCGGTACCCGTGGCGCCGGTGAGGTGTACGACGAGATCGCGGGGAACCGGGACAAGCTGACCCGCCTGCTCGGCGCGCCGCCGCGCTTCTTCCGGTCCGGCACCGCGTACTGCGACGATGTCGCGGCGCGCATCGTCACCGACCTCGGGGAACGTTTCGTCAGCTTCTCCGTCAACGGTGACGGCGGCGCCACCTTCACCGCCGAGCAGGTCCACGCCACCGTCGCCTCGGCGCGGGCCGGTGCCGTGGTCCTGTGCCACATGAACCACCCCGAGGGCGGCACCGCACGGGGCATCGCGAGCGCCGTCCCGCACCTGCTGGCCACCGGCCACCGCTTCGTCCGCCTCTCGGACGCCCTGCACCGGACTTGA
- a CDS encoding SDR family oxidoreductase, which produces MILVTGASGNVGSALLAHLATDGVPARAAYRDPRTTARVIESGRHAVTLDLAVPETLAPALDGIDTVFLVGATGPDQTTQELNMVQAARAVGARVVKLSVWRADEGLTPIARLHRPVEQALVASGLPWTILRPNFYLQNFLRLPSIRAAGEFSLPLINAPISFIDVGDIARVAARVLTTEGHDGRVHDLTGPEALTYAEAAQEFSRVLGRPVRHVGLPDDETRAVMLRRGIAEFHADALIGVARAYRDGGAEAVSSTVPDLTGRAALGFAEFVRGNRDHFC; this is translated from the coding sequence ATGATTCTGGTGACCGGTGCGAGCGGGAACGTCGGCAGCGCTCTGCTCGCCCACCTCGCCACCGACGGCGTGCCCGCCCGGGCGGCCTACCGTGATCCACGGACGACGGCCCGGGTGATCGAGTCGGGCCGTCACGCGGTGACGCTTGACCTGGCGGTCCCGGAGACGCTCGCACCGGCACTCGACGGCATCGACACCGTGTTTCTCGTCGGCGCCACGGGCCCCGACCAGACGACGCAGGAACTCAACATGGTGCAGGCGGCCCGTGCGGTGGGTGCCCGCGTGGTCAAGCTGTCGGTCTGGCGGGCCGACGAGGGACTGACGCCGATTGCCCGGCTCCATCGGCCCGTGGAACAGGCACTGGTGGCCTCGGGGCTGCCCTGGACGATCCTGCGGCCCAACTTCTACCTGCAGAACTTTCTGCGCCTGCCCTCGATCCGCGCCGCGGGGGAGTTCAGCCTGCCGCTGATCAACGCACCCATCAGCTTCATCGACGTCGGCGACATCGCCCGGGTCGCCGCGCGCGTGCTCACCACCGAGGGCCACGACGGTCGCGTCCACGATCTCACCGGGCCCGAGGCGCTGACCTATGCCGAAGCCGCACAGGAGTTCTCCCGCGTCCTCGGCAGGCCGGTGCGCCATGTCGGCCTGCCCGACGACGAAACGCGCGCGGTCATGCTGCGTCGCGGCATTGCGGAGTTCCACGCCGACGCTCTGATCGGGGTGGCCCGCGCGTACCGTGACGGCGGTGCCGAGGCGGTCAGTTCGACCGTGCCCGACCTCACCGGCCGTGCGGCACTCGGGTTCGCCGAATTCGTACGCGGTAACCGCGACCACTTCTGCTGA
- a CDS encoding DUF1330 domain-containing protein, giving the protein MTAYAIAHLREAAPHPEIAEYIARITATFEPYGGRFLVHGDPHEVKEGAWPGHVVVIGFPSISQARAWWDSEAYQAIAPLRARHIEGDIILVPGVREDYDATVTARKMLEALPASR; this is encoded by the coding sequence ATGACCGCCTACGCGATCGCGCACCTGCGGGAAGCCGCTCCGCACCCGGAGATCGCCGAGTACATCGCCCGCATCACCGCCACCTTCGAACCGTACGGCGGCCGGTTCCTCGTACACGGCGATCCGCACGAGGTGAAGGAGGGCGCATGGCCCGGGCACGTCGTCGTGATCGGCTTCCCGTCGATCTCCCAGGCACGCGCCTGGTGGGACTCGGAGGCGTACCAGGCCATCGCGCCGCTGCGCGCCCGGCACATCGAGGGGGACATCATCCTGGTTCCGGGCGTGCGCGAGGACTACGACGCGACCGTCACGGCACGGAAGATGCTGGAGGCCCTTCCCGCCTCCCGCTGA
- a CDS encoding TOPRIM nucleotidyl transferase/hydrolase domain-containing protein — protein MADMGSFREAVVAWAGGGPGDPARELAARLDVRAAVLLEGLSDVAAVDALAARRDRNLAAEGVCVLPIGGAMSVGRFARLLGAPGLGLRLTGLCDEAERGYYARALVGAGAAQHGFFVCAADLEDELIRALGVTRVQELVRAEGELRALQTFLRQPAQQGRTAHQQLRRFLGTKKGRKIRYGRVLVEALAPDRVPAPLDGLLTSL, from the coding sequence ATGGCTGACATGGGGTCGTTCCGGGAAGCGGTCGTCGCATGGGCGGGCGGTGGCCCCGGCGACCCCGCGCGCGAGCTCGCCGCGCGACTGGACGTACGGGCCGCCGTCCTGCTCGAAGGGCTGAGCGACGTCGCGGCGGTCGACGCGCTGGCCGCACGCCGCGACCGGAATCTGGCGGCCGAAGGCGTCTGCGTCCTGCCGATCGGCGGTGCGATGAGCGTAGGGCGCTTCGCCCGGCTCCTCGGGGCGCCCGGCCTGGGCCTGCGCCTCACAGGGCTGTGCGACGAGGCGGAGCGTGGCTACTACGCCCGCGCCTTGGTCGGGGCCGGAGCAGCACAGCACGGATTCTTCGTCTGTGCGGCGGATCTGGAGGACGAGCTCATCCGCGCGCTGGGCGTGACACGGGTGCAGGAGCTCGTCCGGGCGGAGGGCGAACTGCGGGCTTTGCAGACCTTCTTGCGCCAGCCCGCGCAGCAGGGCCGCACCGCGCACCAGCAGTTGCGGCGCTTCCTCGGCACGAAGAAGGGGCGCAAGATCCGGTACGGCCGCGTCCTCGTCGAGGCACTGGCCCCCGATCGCGTGCCCGCTCCACTCGACGGCCTGCTGACCAGTCTCTGA
- a CDS encoding HEAT repeat domain-containing protein: MLGFVRTDSEALVSCLGDPQRTTAAYRELLRRGDRAVSAIRAGLRDASPAVREGCCRLLDHLVDTDSMGELVAMADDPDARVRIAAFHALACDRCRGDACAPGPDRVLEPALHHLAADPDPHVRAMAAELVGKFARADARAAAALQESRANDPSPAVRKKAGWYAPGGPIHERRRRGPATSAHHPE, from the coding sequence ATGCTCGGATTCGTCAGGACCGACAGCGAAGCCCTCGTCTCATGCCTGGGCGACCCGCAACGCACCACCGCCGCATACCGCGAGCTGCTCAGACGCGGGGACCGGGCGGTGAGCGCCATCCGGGCCGGCCTGCGCGACGCGAGTCCCGCCGTCAGGGAGGGCTGCTGCAGGCTTCTCGACCACCTGGTCGACACCGACTCGATGGGCGAACTCGTCGCCATGGCCGACGACCCCGACGCCCGCGTCAGGATCGCCGCGTTCCATGCCCTGGCCTGCGACCGGTGCAGGGGTGACGCCTGTGCGCCGGGTCCGGACCGGGTCCTCGAACCCGCGCTGCACCACCTGGCCGCGGATCCCGACCCCCACGTCCGGGCCATGGCCGCCGAGCTGGTCGGCAAGTTCGCGCGCGCCGACGCACGCGCCGCCGCTGCCTTGCAGGAGTCCCGGGCCAACGACCCGAGTCCTGCCGTACGGAAGAAGGCGGGCTGGTACGCACCGGGAGGACCGATCCACGAACGGCGGCGACGCGGCCCGGCGACGTCGGCCCATCACCCCGAGTGA